Part of the Clostridium sporogenes genome, GCAGTTACAGATCACCCTGTTCGTCAAGGTTTCTGGGGAGTATTTGAGGTTATAGTTGATACTATATTAATTTGTACTATGACAGCTCTTGTTATTTTAACTACTGGAATATGGCAAAAACTACCTGCATCCCAAGCAGCTTCTATGCCTGCATTAGCATTCCAATCAGTATTTGGCAAAAGTGTTGGTGGTGCAATAGTTTCTTTCAGTTTATTGTTATTTGTTTTATCAACTATAATAGTTATAGTTTTCTACTGTGAAAAACAAGCAGAAGCTTTATTTAACCCAACTTTCAGTAAAATAATAAGATTTATTTGTCTAGGTGCTATAATATATGGATCTTTTGGAAATCTAGAAAATTTATTTGCAATTCTTGATATTCTTTTAGCTCTAGTTATTATACCAAATATGATTGGTGTACTTGCTATGAGAAAAGAAGTTAAAGAATTAAAAGTAGCCTTCTTCTCTGATCCAAAATATTATCCACCAGCAGGGAAAAAAATGAACAATAAAAATAATGAAAAAGCTTGCTAAATAACAAATGAGGGGCTATCTCAAAATAGATTTTATTTTGAGAGCCCCTCTTATTTATTTATGTTATTTTTTACTTAAATAATTTTCTCGCTAAATTTATTTTTCCTTTAAAAGGTGCATATCTTATTTTTATATCTACTAAATTACTCTTCTTAAGTATACTTTTTTTATGAGAAAAGGTTTCAAAACTAGCTCTCCCATGGTAGCTTCCCATTCCACTACTTCCTACACCACCAAAGGGTAATGTAGAAGTAGACAAATGCATTATAGTATCATTTATACATCCTCCACCAAAAGATATATTTTTAATAATAAATTCCTGTTTTTCTTTATCTTCAGAAAAATAATATAGTGCTAGTGGTTTAGGATTATTTCTTACTATGTCTATAACTTTATCTATGTTTTCGAATTCTATAACTGGAAAAATAGGACCAAATATTTCTTCCTCCATTATTCTATTTTCAAAATTTATTCCTTCTATAATGGTTGGCTCTATATATAAATTATTTATATCTGTATTTCCTCCTGAAACTATTTTTCCTTCCTTTAAATATCCTTCTAATCTTTTAAAGTGTCTTTCATTTATTATTCTAGGATAATCTTCACTTTCAAAGGTATTTTCTCCGAAAAACTCAACTATATAATTTTCTATTGAACTTATTAATTTTTCTTTTATGTTTCTATGCACTACTAAATAATCTGGTGCTACACAGGTTTGTCCAGCATTTAAAAATTTTCCCCAAGCTATTCTTCTGGCAGCCAAATCTATGTTAGCATCCTTGTCAACAATGCAGGGACTTTTCCCTCCTAATTCTAAGGTTATGGGGATCAAATGCTCTGCAGCTGCTCTCATAACTATTTTACCTACATTTATTCCACCCGTATAAAATATATAATCGAATTTTTCTTTAAGCAAAGCTTCACTTTCCTTTACTCCACCAGTAACAACCCCTATATATTCATCAGAAAATGTCTCTTTTATTATTTTAACTATTATTTTTTCTGTTTCTACTGCTAGTTCAGAAGGCTTTAACAAAACACAATTACCAGCACTTATAGCTCCCACTAAAGGAGCCATAATAAGTTGAAATGGGTAGTTCCAGGGAGCCATTATTAAAGCTACACCGTAAGGCTCATTGTATATATAACTACTAGCTAAAAAATTAGTAATTGGAGTTTTTACTTTTTTAGGCTTTGACCATTTTTTTATATTTTTAATTGCTCCATTTATTTCATCATACACAATACCTATTTCTGTTATAAATGTTTCAAATTCTGATTTATTTAAATCTATCTTTAAAGCTTTAAATATATTGTTTTCATTGATTTTTATATTATGTTTTAATTTTTTTAAAGCCTCTATTCTAAAGTTTATATCCTTTGTATATCCCTTATCAAAAAAACTCTTCTGTTTTTCCAATATATCTCTTATACTTTCCATATCTATTTCCCTTCTTTACATTATATATACTATTATAATGCAAATGGAAATATTATTACATATAATTGGAGCATTTCTCTATAAATAAATCTATTGCTTTAATTTCCTCTTCTTTTTTTCCTTCTGACATACCTCCTCTTCCCAATCTATCACATAAAGAAATTAGAGCTATTTCTTTAATAGAAACTTCTTTCACCATAGTTTCTATATCCTTAAAAGGCAAATTCTTATTAACAAAAAGAGGTTGCATATGCCATCTTACTAATTTAGAAACTTCCTTTATAAATTCCTCATCCTCTGTAAAGCATTTTAAAAATTTTATACTTAATCCCTCACCTTCCTTATCATGATTATAGGAAGTTATTCTTCCCTTTCTAATTTTTGTAGTAGTTCCCTTACCTATATCATGCAGAAGACATGCCCACATAAATATTCTTTTATTTTCACTTTTCGCTCTTTCCTTGGCTCCATTATCTAAAACCATCATAATATGATTCCAAACACTTCCCTCTGGATGATACTTAGGTGACTGATCTATTTTTTTTAAGGTTGTAAGCATATCAAAAGGATATCCTTCTAATTTTCCTTCTTCATATAATTTATTTATATAATCAGAAGGTTTTTCATCCCTTAAAATATGCTCATCTATATCTTTAAATACCTTCTGTATATCTTTATTAATTTCATCTCTAGTATTCATAAATTCCTCCTATACTTACACTTATCCTTTAAGTTTTCATTAAAATTTAACCTTATATCCTGTTAATTAATTTATAACTTTTATTTTAAATTACATTAACTATTTTCCCCTTATATTTTATAATACATTCATTTAATTTATTTAGAGTACCATTATAAATCCTCCTATTTTTTTCCCTAAATCATAGACTAAAGTAATTATAAATAAAAATACTATAGTTAACAGGTAGGCACTTAAAACAAATTTTTCATCTAAAGCCTTCCTCAATTTATATTTTATAAATTGAAACATATTAATCACTCCCTTAAACCCTATATATTTTACTATCTGTAAAAACATATATTTTATCCAACAAATCGCTATTCTAATACTCTTAAAATACTTTATAAAAAAGAATTGAAGAGGTATATTAATCATAAGCAAATCAGTTAAAAATATTTAATTTCTGGATAAGAATTTTATCATTGTTATGTTTATATAAAGATAGTATTAAATAAAAAAATATTTTTATATTAAAAATTTTTCTTTAACCCAATATATATATGCTATGAAATAAAATAATATGAATAATTATTTATATTATTTTTAAATACATATATATTTTTCAATAAAATAGTATTAAAATATTATTAAAATATTCTTACAAGTATTAATTAATCATTGGAACAGGAGGGGTTATATGGAAATAAAATTCTTAGGAGCAGCTTCTTGTGTAACAGGTTCCTGCCACTTATTAAAAATAAAGGATAAAAATATTCTTTTAGATTGTGGTACTTATCAAGGCAAAGACGATGAAGGAGATAGAAATTATTCTTTTAAATTTGATGTTAAAGATATAGACTGTGTAATACTCTCTCATGCTCATATAGATCACAGTGGACGAATTCCTCTTTTATATAAACTAGGCTATAGAGGGAAAGTTATCTCTACTAAAGCTACTGCAGACCTATGTTCCATTATGCTTCCTGACAGCGGCCATATATTAGAATCAGAAGTTGAATGGAAAAATAGAAAAAGAATTCGTAGTGGTCTAGACCCTATAGAGCCTTTATATACTTTAAAAATAGCTCAAATGAGTACATCTCTTTTTGAAGGTTACAATTACAATGAATATATAGAAATATTCTCTAACCTTAAAATAAGATTTTTAGATTCTGGTCATCTTTTAGGCTCTGCTATAACTGAATTATATATAACTGAAAATGATAAGGAATTTAAAATTGTTTATTCCGGTGATCTAGGCAATACAAATTTGCCTATACTAAAAGATCCTGTTCAAGTAGATTATGCAGACTATCTGCTAATGGAAACAACCTATGGAAATAGAGTTCATGATAACATAAATTCTCAATTAAAGCAATTAATTCATATTATAAAGGATACCTTTAAAAGAGGAGGTAATGTTATTATTCCTTCCTTTGCTGTGGGTAGAACTCAAGAGGTAATATACGCATTAAATAAATATGTGGAAAGTAATATATTAAGAAATATCAAAGTCTACGTAGATAGCCCTTTAGCTTCAGAAGCTACTAAGATATTTAATGAATACACCATTGACTTTGATGAAGATGCTCAAAAATTATTAAACAAAGGTGATAATCCTCTAGAATTTAATGGTCTTTACTTTACTAATTCTCCTCAAGAATCTATGGAATTAAATAAAATAAAAACCGGTGCTATTATAATATCTGCTAGCGGTATGTGTGAAGCTGGTAGAATTCGTCATCACCTCAAACATAATCTTTGGAGAAAAGAGTGTTCTATAGTATTTGTAGGCTATCAAGCTGAGGGGACTTTAGGACAAAAAATATTAAGTGGTTCTAAAAAAGTGAAATTATTTGGTGAAGAAATTGCTGTAAATGCTGAAATATATAATCTACCATCATTATCTGGTCATGCTGACAAAAACGGTCTATTAAATTGGTTAGAAAACTTTAAAGAAAGACCTAAGGAAGTTATACTAATCCACGGTGAAAAAGATTCAAGAGACTACTTTAGAAATCTATTAATTGAAAAAAACTACAATACTTTTTGTCCTAATATAGGTGATATATATTCAAGCAAATTTAAAGGTCAAAGGAAAAGTGAAATTAAAAATAAAATAACTAATTTATTATCTTCTATAGAAGATATAGACTCATTAAATAAAGAAGATTTATTAAACTTGATTAAAAAAGAAATATATTAAAAACAAAACCATTATATCCATTAAATTTTAAAACTACCTATATATTAAAAAATATTAAAAAGAAAGAGGCTGTCTCAAAACAAATTTAAATTTATTTTGAGATAGTCTCCTTTAATCTTATTTTTACATTATATAAATATAAGAAGTTAAATAACATAATGTTATTATAAATATAAATAATTACTTTATAAAAGAGGTACTTATATATAAAAAATTAATTTATATAAGCTAATTAGTTAT contains:
- a CDS encoding aldehyde dehydrogenase — encoded protein: MESIRDILEKQKSFFDKGYTKDINFRIEALKKLKHNIKINENNIFKALKIDLNKSEFETFITEIGIVYDEINGAIKNIKKWSKPKKVKTPITNFLASSYIYNEPYGVALIMAPWNYPFQLIMAPLVGAISAGNCVLLKPSELAVETEKIIVKIIKETFSDEYIGVVTGGVKESEALLKEKFDYIFYTGGINVGKIVMRAAAEHLIPITLELGGKSPCIVDKDANIDLAARRIAWGKFLNAGQTCVAPDYLVVHRNIKEKLISSIENYIVEFFGENTFESEDYPRIINERHFKRLEGYLKEGKIVSGGNTDINNLYIEPTIIEGINFENRIMEEEIFGPIFPVIEFENIDKVIDIVRNNPKPLALYYFSEDKEKQEFIIKNISFGGGCINDTIMHLSTSTLPFGGVGSSGMGSYHGRASFETFSHKKSILKKSNLVDIKIRYAPFKGKINLARKLFK
- a CDS encoding HD domain-containing protein, producing MNTRDEINKDIQKVFKDIDEHILRDEKPSDYINKLYEEGKLEGYPFDMLTTLKKIDQSPKYHPEGSVWNHIMMVLDNGAKERAKSENKRIFMWACLLHDIGKGTTTKIRKGRITSYNHDKEGEGLSIKFLKCFTEDEEFIKEVSKLVRWHMQPLFVNKNLPFKDIETMVKEVSIKEIALISLCDRLGRGGMSEGKKEEEIKAIDLFIEKCSNYM
- a CDS encoding MBL fold metallo-hydrolase RNA specificity domain-containing protein produces the protein MEIKFLGAASCVTGSCHLLKIKDKNILLDCGTYQGKDDEGDRNYSFKFDVKDIDCVILSHAHIDHSGRIPLLYKLGYRGKVISTKATADLCSIMLPDSGHILESEVEWKNRKRIRSGLDPIEPLYTLKIAQMSTSLFEGYNYNEYIEIFSNLKIRFLDSGHLLGSAITELYITENDKEFKIVYSGDLGNTNLPILKDPVQVDYADYLLMETTYGNRVHDNINSQLKQLIHIIKDTFKRGGNVIIPSFAVGRTQEVIYALNKYVESNILRNIKVYVDSPLASEATKIFNEYTIDFDEDAQKLLNKGDNPLEFNGLYFTNSPQESMELNKIKTGAIIISASGMCEAGRIRHHLKHNLWRKECSIVFVGYQAEGTLGQKILSGSKKVKLFGEEIAVNAEIYNLPSLSGHADKNGLLNWLENFKERPKEVILIHGEKDSRDYFRNLLIEKNYNTFCPNIGDIYSSKFKGQRKSEIKNKITNLLSSIEDIDSLNKEDLLNLIKKEIY